A region from the Triticum aestivum cultivar Chinese Spring chromosome 3D, IWGSC CS RefSeq v2.1, whole genome shotgun sequence genome encodes:
- the LOC123074860 gene encoding salicylic acid-binding protein 2, whose product MEACAGQASSAHIVLVHGACLGGWSWFKVATRLRSAGHRVSTPDLAASGVDPRPLREVPTFRDYTKPLLDLLESLPPGEKVVLVGHSLGGVNIALACELFPEKIAAAVFVSAFMPDHRSPPSYVLEKFVEGRTLDWMDTEFKPQDPEGRLPTSMLFGPLVTRAKFFQLCSPEDLTLGRSLMRVSSMFVDDLRLQPPYTEARYGSVRKAYVVFKDDHAIVEGFQRWMVHNYPVDEVMEIDSADHMALLSTPTELARCLADIADKYAA is encoded by the exons ATGGAGGCTTGTGCGGGCCAAGCTAGCAGCGCGCACATCGTTCTGGTGCACGGCGCATGCCTCGGCGGCTGGTCCTGGTTCAAGGTGGCGACGCGGCTCAGGTCCGCCGGGCACCGCGTCAGCACGCCTGACCTGGCGGCGTCCGGCGTCGACCCCAGGCCGCTGCGCGAGGTGCCGACGTTCCGCGACTACACCAAGCCGCTGCTGGACCTCCTGGAGTCCCTCCCGCCCGGCGAGAAGGTGGTGCTCGTCGGCCATAGCCTCGGCGGCGTGAACATCGCCCTCGCCTGCGAGCTGTTCCCGGAGAAGATCGCCGCTGCGGTGTTCGTCTCCGCCTTCATGCCGGACCACAGGTCGCCGCCGTCGTACGTGCTTGAGAAG TTCGTGGAGGGGAGAACGCTGGACTGGATGGACACGGAGTTCAAGCCTCAAGATCCCGAGGGCAGGCTGCCTACTTCCATGCTGTTCGGGCCGCTGGTCACTCGAGCAAAGTTCTTCCAGCTGTGCTCGCCGGAG GACCTGACGCTGGGAAGGTCCCTGATGAGGGTCAGCTCCATGTTCGTGGACGACCTGAGGCTGCAGCCGCCCTACACCGAGGCCCGCTACGGGTCCGTGCGCAAGGCGTACGTCGTCTTCAAGGACGACCACGCCATCGTCGAGGGGTTCCAGCGGTGGATGGTGCACAACTACCCCGTGGATGAGGTGATGGAAATCGACAGCGCGGACCACATGGCGTTGCTCTCGACGCCGACCGAGCTGGCGCGCTGCCTCGCTGACATCGCCGACAAGTATGCTGCTTGA